The Flavobacterium marginilacus genome window below encodes:
- the rsfS gene encoding ribosome silencing factor has product MTKKIINNDALLANIIKGIEEVKGSDIDILDLREIDTAVCDYFVICNGNSNTQVNAIVNSIQKTVSKDLKDKPWHVEGSDVAEWVLMDYVHIVVHVFQKHIREYYNIESLWGDAKITKIENKY; this is encoded by the coding sequence ATGACGAAAAAGATTATAAACAATGATGCTCTATTGGCAAACATCATAAAAGGAATAGAAGAAGTAAAAGGAAGTGATATCGATATTTTAGATTTAAGAGAAATAGACACTGCAGTTTGTGACTATTTTGTAATATGCAATGGTAATTCAAATACACAAGTAAATGCTATTGTTAATTCAATTCAAAAAACAGTTTCTAAAGATTTAAAAGACAAACCTTGGCATGTTGAAGGTTCTGATGTAGCCGAATGGGTATTAATGGATTATGTTCACATCGTAGTACATGTATTTCAAAAACACATTCGTGAATATTATAACATTGAAAGTCTTTGGGGTGATGCCAAAATCACTAAAATCGAAAACAAATATTAA
- a CDS encoding biotin--[acetyl-CoA-carboxylase] ligase, with translation MKLIKLDAIDSTNEFLKGLSNRQEVQNFTVITAETQSKGKGQMGAKWNSEPGKNLIMSVLVKDFLFDYEAVFNLNVVVSLSVIRALKKYNIPELSIKWPNDIMSANKKIGGILIENSIKGDGSITSIVGLGLNVNQVEFQDLPRASSMALVCNTAFDKEEILFSIVSKMEKMIAGYEVKAQDLWQEYTNELFKIEMPAAFADADQINFMGIIKGVSAIGKLQILLEDDTVCEYSLKEVQMLY, from the coding sequence ATGAAGTTAATCAAACTCGATGCCATAGATTCTACAAATGAGTTTCTAAAAGGGCTGTCGAATAGACAGGAGGTTCAAAACTTTACAGTTATTACTGCTGAAACCCAGTCGAAAGGGAAGGGGCAGATGGGGGCAAAATGGAATTCTGAACCGGGTAAGAATCTTATTATGAGTGTTTTGGTTAAGGATTTTTTATTTGATTATGAAGCTGTTTTTAATCTAAATGTAGTGGTTTCACTTTCGGTAATCAGGGCTTTAAAAAAATATAATATTCCAGAATTGAGTATTAAATGGCCAAACGACATTATGTCAGCTAATAAGAAGATTGGTGGCATACTGATAGAGAATAGTATTAAAGGCGATGGATCAATCACGTCTATTGTTGGTCTGGGGCTGAATGTTAATCAGGTGGAATTTCAAGATCTGCCCAGAGCTTCTTCTATGGCTTTGGTTTGTAATACTGCATTTGATAAAGAAGAAATCCTTTTTTCAATAGTATCAAAAATGGAAAAAATGATAGCAGGTTATGAAGTAAAAGCACAGGATTTATGGCAGGAGTATACTAATGAATTATTTAAAATTGAAATGCCTGCGGCTTTTGCCGATGCAGATCAAATCAATTTTATGGGTATTATAAAAGGGGTTTCGGCTATAGGGAAACTTCAGATTCTGTTAGAAGACGATACTGTCTGCGAATACAGTCTTAAAGAAGTACAGATGTTATACTAA
- a CDS encoding SRPBCC family protein, with amino-acid sequence MNLESPRVTVEKSAQELFDLLSDVKNFEKLMPDNIAKFEITGEDAFIFGLKGMPEIKLKMKDKTAPNKIVLGAASDKLPFSLVANIDSVSENSSAVKLDFEGEFNAMMAMMVKGPISKFIETLATNMIKL; translated from the coding sequence ATGAATTTAGAAAGCCCAAGGGTTACCGTTGAAAAATCTGCCCAAGAATTATTCGATTTATTGAGCGATGTAAAAAACTTCGAAAAATTAATGCCGGATAATATTGCAAAATTTGAAATCACTGGCGAAGATGCTTTTATTTTTGGATTAAAGGGAATGCCTGAAATCAAATTAAAAATGAAAGATAAAACAGCTCCAAACAAAATAGTTTTGGGTGCAGCAAGCGATAAACTTCCATTTTCCTTAGTAGCTAATATTGACTCTGTCTCCGAAAATTCCAGTGCTGTAAAACTGGATTTTGAAGGCGAATTCAACGCAATGATGGCTATGATGGTAAAAGGACCAATTTCAAAATTTATTGAGACCTTGGCAACCAATATGATAAAACTGTAA
- the pyrE gene encoding orotate phosphoribosyltransferase: MIFNKDTAEKTAELLLQINAIKLNPGNPFTWASGWKSPIYCDNRLILSFPAIRNYVRDEFSKNIEKQFGKPDVIAGVATGAIGIGMLVAESMGLPFVYVRPEPKKHGRQNQVEGFLQKGQSVVIIEDLISTGNSSLLAVEGLREAGAVIKGMAAIFTYGFDVADQNFKNAKIDLYTLSNYQNLLNLAVAKSYITEKEEQTLREWNVSPSTWNV; encoded by the coding sequence ATGATTTTTAATAAAGATACAGCCGAAAAAACAGCCGAATTGCTTTTGCAAATAAATGCAATTAAATTGAATCCAGGAAATCCTTTTACATGGGCTTCTGGATGGAAATCGCCTATATATTGCGATAATCGTTTAATCCTCTCGTTTCCAGCCATAAGAAATTATGTAAGAGACGAATTTTCTAAAAACATCGAAAAGCAGTTTGGTAAACCTGATGTAATTGCTGGTGTAGCCACTGGAGCAATAGGCATAGGAATGCTGGTTGCCGAGAGCATGGGACTTCCTTTTGTGTATGTTCGTCCAGAACCAAAAAAACATGGACGACAAAACCAAGTAGAAGGTTTTCTGCAAAAAGGACAAAGCGTAGTAATCATAGAAGATTTAATAAGCACTGGAAACAGCAGCCTGCTTGCCGTTGAAGGCTTACGCGAGGCAGGAGCAGTTATAAAAGGAATGGCAGCCATATTCACTTATGGATTTGATGTTGCAGACCAAAACTTTAAAAATGCTAAAATCGATTTATATACACTGAGCAATTATCAAAATTTACTGAATCTGGCAGTTGCAAAGAGCTATATAACCGAAAAAGAAGAGCAGACACTGAGAGAATGGAATGTCAGCCCATCCACTTGGAATGTATAA
- a CDS encoding NUDIX hydrolase has translation MYKVFVNDKPLFLTNQISKETDFQLFLLDSIDVKQVIVKMFQNKIKKAYLYHPDESVIMKTLKAKISVNKAGGGLVYNKKGEVLFIFRNGKWDLPKGGTDKGELIEETAMREVEEETGVNELKVVKKLQKTYHIFKRNGKYKLKITHWFEMHTAFEGTPKGQLEEGIEKVAWLNPEQIQEALQNSYENIKLLFEDDII, from the coding sequence ATGTATAAAGTTTTTGTTAACGACAAACCACTTTTTTTGACAAATCAAATTTCTAAAGAAACTGATTTTCAGCTTTTCCTGCTTGATAGTATTGATGTTAAGCAAGTTATTGTAAAAATGTTTCAGAATAAAATTAAGAAAGCATATCTGTATCACCCTGACGAAAGTGTGATTATGAAAACTCTGAAAGCCAAAATTTCTGTAAATAAAGCTGGGGGAGGTTTGGTTTATAATAAAAAAGGGGAGGTTTTATTTATTTTCAGAAATGGAAAGTGGGATCTGCCAAAAGGAGGGACTGACAAAGGCGAACTGATTGAAGAAACGGCAATGCGCGAAGTTGAAGAAGAAACAGGCGTGAACGAATTGAAAGTTGTAAAAAAGCTGCAGAAAACTTATCATATATTTAAACGAAACGGTAAATACAAATTAAAAATAACCCATTGGTTTGAAATGCACACTGCATTTGAAGGTACTCCAAAAGGCCAGTTAGAAGAAGGAATTGAAAAAGTTGCCTGGCTGAATCCAGAACAAATACAAGAGGCTTTGCAGAATTCCTACGAAAATATAAAATTACTATTTGAAGACGATATTATTTAA
- a CDS encoding DEAD/DEAH box helicase, which translates to MNKKHHSNNILLNLGIESLNEMQETAQDVILNDNNVLLLSPTGSGKTLAFLLPVFEMLQPEILSVQCLILVPSRELGLQIEQVWKKMGTDYKVNVCYGGHSIDTEIKNLSNPPAVLIGTPGRIADHIDRGTFRLDKIQTLILDEFDKSLQLGFHEQMSFIIGKLSKLNKRILVSATSDIEIPKYTRVVNPTVLDFIPTEEEQESNLVTKMVISKEKDKLGSLFNLICSLKSQSAIIFCNHRDAAERISDTLNEKGIFSTYYHGGMDQEERERALIQFRNGSMSYLITTDLAARGLDIPEMKHVIHYHLPLKEDEFTHRNGRTARMQASGTAYLIVNESEKKLDYVDYGMEVLNVENSTNLPKPPEFQTIYISGGKKNKLNKIDIVGFFSQKGRLEKGDLGLIEVKDFISFAAVKYNKVKELLYNVKDEKMKGKKFKIEVARKVIKKEEE; encoded by the coding sequence ATGAATAAGAAACACCATTCCAACAATATATTACTGAATTTAGGCATCGAAAGCCTGAACGAAATGCAGGAAACTGCACAAGATGTTATCCTGAACGATAATAATGTTTTACTGCTTTCTCCAACAGGTTCGGGAAAAACACTGGCATTTTTACTGCCGGTTTTCGAAATGCTGCAGCCAGAAATTTTATCGGTTCAATGCCTTATTTTAGTTCCTTCTCGTGAACTTGGACTTCAGATTGAACAGGTTTGGAAAAAAATGGGAACCGATTACAAAGTAAATGTCTGCTATGGCGGGCATTCTATTGATACTGAAATCAAAAATCTTAGTAATCCGCCTGCAGTTTTGATAGGGACTCCTGGCCGGATTGCAGATCATATCGACAGAGGCACTTTTCGATTGGATAAAATACAGACATTAATCTTAGACGAGTTTGATAAATCGCTGCAGTTAGGTTTTCATGAGCAGATGTCGTTTATCATTGGGAAATTAAGTAAACTAAATAAACGTATTTTAGTTTCGGCTACATCAGATATTGAAATTCCAAAATACACCCGAGTGGTAAATCCTACGGTTTTAGATTTTATACCAACGGAAGAAGAGCAGGAAAGTAATTTGGTTACCAAAATGGTAATCTCGAAAGAAAAAGACAAATTGGGAAGTCTATTCAATTTGATCTGTTCCTTAAAATCACAATCGGCGATTATTTTTTGTAATCACCGCGATGCAGCAGAACGTATTAGTGACACTTTGAATGAAAAAGGAATTTTTTCAACCTATTATCATGGCGGTATGGATCAGGAGGAACGTGAAAGAGCCTTGATTCAATTCCGAAATGGGAGTATGAGTTATTTAATCACTACTGATTTAGCTGCGCGCGGATTGGATATTCCTGAAATGAAACATGTAATTCATTATCATTTACCATTAAAAGAAGATGAATTTACACATAGAAACGGTAGAACTGCCCGTATGCAGGCCTCTGGTACTGCTTATCTTATTGTAAATGAAAGTGAAAAAAAACTGGATTATGTTGATTATGGCATGGAAGTTTTAAATGTAGAAAACAGTACAAATCTGCCAAAACCGCCCGAGTTTCAAACTATTTACATTAGCGGCGGAAAGAAAAATAAGTTAAATAAAATTGATATCGTTGGTTTCTTTTCTCAAAAAGGAAGACTCGAGAAAGGCGATTTAGGATTAATTGAAGTAAAGGATTTTATTTCGTTTGCAGCTGTAAAATATAATAAAGTAAAAGAGCTGCTTTATAATGTTAAGGACGAAAAAATGAAAGGGAAGAAGTTTAAAATTGAAGTTGCCAGAAAAGTAATTAAAAAAGAAGAAGAATAA
- a CDS encoding SulP family inorganic anion transporter, which yields MKKLLNLFDFSQKVNYKTEILAGFTVAMTMIPESLSFAILAGFPPLTGLYAAFIAGFVTAIFGGRPGLISGGAGATVIVLIALMKSNGLEYVFAAVALAGVLQILVGLFKLGKFIRLVPHPVMFGFVNGLAIVIFMSQLEQFKTVVNHETVWISGDPMYIMAGLTALTIAIVMLVPKLTKAVPASLIAIMTVFAMVFFFGIETKTVKDIASISGGFPPFHIPNIPFNLGTLQIIFPYALIMGAVGLTEGLLTLNLVDEITGTKGNGNRECIAQGSSNILNGFFFGMGGCPMIAQTLVNLSAGSRARLSGVVASLTILLIILFGAPVIEKLPMAALTGVMIMVAIGTFEWASLRIVNKMPNHDVFVVVIVALITVLLHNLALAVLIGVVVSALVFAWESAKRIRAKKYVDEKGVKHYEIYGPLFFASTAVFAEKFDVLNDPDEVVIDFKESRIADMSAIEALNTVTLRYSKIGKKVHLRHLSPDCIRLLKNAETIIDINIIEDPNYMVVNVD from the coding sequence ATGAAAAAACTACTTAATTTATTCGACTTCTCACAGAAAGTGAATTATAAAACAGAAATTTTAGCGGGGTTTACTGTAGCGATGACGATGATTCCAGAATCGCTGTCTTTTGCGATATTGGCTGGTTTTCCTCCTTTGACTGGTTTGTATGCGGCTTTTATAGCTGGTTTTGTTACGGCAATTTTTGGAGGAAGGCCAGGGTTGATTTCAGGCGGAGCTGGTGCAACGGTGATTGTGCTAATTGCTTTGATGAAATCTAATGGTCTGGAATATGTTTTTGCTGCTGTAGCTTTAGCAGGTGTACTGCAGATTTTAGTAGGTCTTTTTAAATTAGGCAAGTTCATTAGATTGGTCCCTCATCCTGTCATGTTTGGGTTTGTAAATGGTTTAGCAATCGTGATATTTATGTCACAGCTGGAGCAGTTTAAAACAGTTGTTAATCACGAAACTGTCTGGATTTCTGGAGATCCAATGTATATTATGGCTGGTTTAACGGCTTTGACTATTGCGATTGTAATGCTGGTGCCCAAATTGACAAAAGCAGTTCCTGCTTCATTGATAGCTATTATGACGGTCTTTGCAATGGTTTTTTTCTTTGGAATTGAAACTAAAACGGTGAAAGATATTGCATCAATAAGCGGTGGTTTTCCTCCATTTCATATTCCGAATATACCATTTAACTTGGGAACACTGCAGATAATTTTTCCATATGCCTTGATTATGGGAGCTGTTGGACTGACAGAAGGCTTACTGACTTTGAATTTAGTTGATGAAATTACCGGAACTAAAGGGAACGGCAACCGCGAGTGTATTGCACAGGGAAGTTCTAATATATTGAATGGTTTTTTCTTTGGGATGGGAGGCTGTCCAATGATTGCGCAGACTTTAGTAAATCTTTCTGCAGGTTCTAGAGCGCGTTTGTCCGGAGTTGTGGCTTCATTGACTATTCTTCTGATTATTTTATTTGGCGCCCCTGTTATCGAAAAATTGCCAATGGCTGCTTTGACAGGAGTAATGATTATGGTTGCTATTGGTACATTTGAATGGGCTAGTTTAAGGATTGTCAATAAAATGCCAAATCACGATGTTTTCGTTGTTGTAATAGTTGCCTTGATTACAGTTTTACTGCATAATCTGGCTTTGGCAGTTTTGATTGGAGTTGTTGTTTCGGCTTTGGTTTTCGCTTGGGAAAGCGCAAAAAGAATACGTGCCAAAAAGTATGTTGATGAAAAAGGAGTGAAGCATTATGAAATTTACGGACCTCTCTTTTTTGCATCAACAGCTGTATTTGCAGAGAAATTTGATGTGCTGAATGATCCAGATGAAGTAGTTATTGATTTCAAAGAAAGCCGTATTGCAGATATGTCGGCTATTGAAGCTTTGAATACTGTCACACTGCGATATTCTAAGATTGGAAAAAAAGTGCATTTACGGCATTTAAGTCCAGACTGCATCAGGTTATTAAAAAATGCGGAAACAATTATTGATATAAATATTATAGAGGATCCTAATTACATGGTAGTTAATGTAGATTAG